From the genome of Cytophagia bacterium CHB2:
CGGTGAGATAGTTGAACATGCGCCTGCCGTTGAGCCAGCCGTCGCTGTTGAAGTAACGGCCGGTCGCGAAAAAGGTCAATCGCTTGCCAAGCAGCGGCACCGGACCGCTCAAACTCGCCTGCACGTTGCTGGTGGCAAGCGGATTCACGTCGTCGATGCCGAGGTACAAATCCTTGTCCGAACTGATATAGTCGCCGCCATACAAATTCACGCTGCCGTGATATTCCTGGCTGCCGTCTTTGGTGACGAGATTGATGACGCCGGACATGACGTTGCCGAACTCCGCGTTGAACGTGCCGCTGATCACTTGCAGCTCTTGCACGGATTCATTCTCAACGCGCACCGAAGAGCCGCCGTTGTACACGTCGGTTACGGACACGCCGTCGACATAGTAAGCCACTTCGCTGGCGCGGCCGCCGCGAATGTGAATATCGCCGCCGCGGCCCACGGTCACACCCGCCTGCAAACTCAACACTTCATTGATTTCCTGCACCGGCAAGGCGCGAATCTGATCGGAGGCAATATTCGCTTGCGACGAAGTAATCGATTTGTTGATGATTTCGCGCTCTGCTACCACCACGACTTCATCAGTTTCCAGCGTGGCCTCTTCCAAGGGGAAATTGATCGTGGTTGTGACATCGATTGAAACCACCACGTCGCGCAGCGAGATCGAGCGATACCCGATGAACGAGGCTTGCACCACATAGCGTCCTGGCGGGATGTTGATGATGACAAAGTTGCCGTCAATGTCTGTCGCAGCGCCCAGCGCGCGATCGAGCGGTACTTCGTTCCCGTCTTTGATTTGAGATTTGATCACCACGGCGCAGCTTGGCAGGCCCTCGCCGGTGGCCTTGTCCGTCACCTTGCCGGCAATTTTGCCGGTGGTGCCGGCCAGCAACATCTGGCTCAAGGCCAAAAGCAGCGCCAACACAAGATGAAAACACTTTGACGAAAGTTTCATCGTCCCTCCTTGGGGATTGTGAAAGCGGTCACAAAATTTAAAATTTCAAGTTGAAGTCACAAGCAATCAGAGTCTTTGTTACTCTGTCAGATTATCTGATCAAAGTCATCTTGGCAATTTGTCGCTCGCGGCCAACGCTAATTTGAGAAATATAAACTCCGCTGGCCACCTCCTGGCCAGCCAGGTCTCTGCCATCCCACAAAATTACATGCTCGCCGGCCACACGATGTTCCTCTCGCCATTCGCGCACAAGGCGGCCGTTCACATCAAAGATGCGCACTGAAACTAGGCCTGCCGACGGCAGAGTAAAGTGAATCTGCGTCGCTGGGTTGAAGGGGTTCGGCCAGGCGCTGATACTAAGGCGGCTCACATTCGTCCCAGTGCTGATTTTTGGTTTTGTTGCGTCTCGCTGGCCGAAGCCGTCATCGCCGTAAACGTGCACCAATGCACCGCGCGCTTTGTTCAGATCTAACCCCGCAAGCACGGGTCGCAAGCGCACCGCCACACCGCGATGATTGGCCAAAGCAATTTTTGCCGTCTTCGTTGATTTGATTTCGTCGTCCAAGCTCACGAGCTCGCGCAAGCTTGTTTCCAAGCTCGCATCGGTCGCACGATCGACCAATTCAAGGTATATCTCAAGGGTGGTTTTGTCCTCTTCCAGCAATTGTCCGGCTTTATTTGCGTAGACCTCGGTCTCGAATTGCATGGCCTCGGCGTTGGCTGGCACAATGAAATCAAAAGTCAATTTGTCAATAACAGTTTCCGTGGTGAGTGAATCTTCCCAATCCAATTCCGGAAAGATGAGCGGAACAACTTCACTGTCAATCATCGGCGCCGCAATGCGAAGAGCAAGAGCAGCATCTTCATTCTGTCCAAAAATGATTTGCCGGCTATAAGTGATTTCCTCAGCCGCCTCGGGTTTGCTTAAAAAACCGCCAAGCGACAGGCTGTAAGGCGAGCTGTCCGCACTACGATAAACGCCTTTGATCGAAGTGCCCGGTGGGTTCATGGTCGCGACCGAAGCATCGATGCCGTTGCTCGCATAAACGACGCCAGCCGAGCTCGTTTCCCAATATGAGCCGTTGAAACGCGCGTAGCGGATGTTCTTCGTGCCGCTGTCATCGTGCCACAACACAAATGCGCCGCCACTGCCAATACCGGCAATGTTCGGCCGCAAGTAATTCACGCTGCTGCTGTAAAACTTGGTATAAGTTGAGGTGTTGAGATTGTAACTGTGAAAAATGACTTTCCGGTTACCCTGGGTTTGATCTGTGGCTTGCCAAACAACGTGGCGATTATTGGTCGAACCGCGCGCATACGAAGGGTACTCATGCGTGTTAGCTGTGCTCAAGCCGCTGCTAACGTTAATCTCACTGCTCCAATTGCCGCCGTAAAAATGGCGATGATAAACCTGGCTGCCATTGTCCCATGCTGCGTCGAAATTGGCATAATCGTTACTACTGTAGGTGACGTTGGGATTGCGCGCGCTGGTGCTGGTGGTCACTGTGATCTCAGACTCCCAACTCGTACCGTTGGTGCTAGTCGAGCGCCGGGTTTTGAGCCCGCTACTGGTTCGATAAACGACCATCATTTCAAAGGAAGTTGAGGGCGTGCTGATGGCGAGTACAGGAAGCGGATCACTGGCTAGAGAAATCCCGGAAGTGATCGTTTGAATCATCTCCCACGATGAGCCATTGAAGTGGCGAAAGAGAATATTGTAAGTGTTGGTTCCAGTCTTGCGCTGCCAAACGGTATAAAGCTTTTTCGTCGTTCCATCAACACGCTCGACAATGCTTGGATAGCGATTTTGCTCGTCGCCGGCGCTCAAACGCGTGGGTGTTTCCCAGCTTGTGCCGCCGGAATTGGAGCGGCGATAGAGAATCTCACTCAGCACATTGCCGCCGGAAGCAACGCCAGATTCGAAAACGAGGTGATAGCGATTGTCGCTCGTTTTGACCATACGCCGGCCGTTATTGGAAGCCGTGGCCGTAGTACTAATAGACTTATTAGAATAGGCAAGCGCAAGCAGAGTTGCCTGGTAGGCATCAATCCGACCAGCACCATAGACATTATCTTTGCCGGGAATGCCAAATTCAACGGCAGTAACTTGTAGAACTCTTGACAAGTCAGCGGGAGATAGATTGGCGTTTGCAGAAAGCAACAATGCAACTGTGCCGGCAACGTGAGGTGTTGCTGCTGATGTTTGTTGGAATAATGCATAACCACCACTTGAACTTGTTGAGTAAAGGTTATCCCCTGGAGCAACGATATCAGGCTTGATAAGAGGCTTGCGCTCGTTCTGTGGTACCGTATCATATAGATACTGCCACCATTCAGAATTTATGATATTTTGACAGTCATGTATAGATTGAATATTTTCCCATGCTGTTGGGCCGCGCCCAGAATCATTTCGAATAGAATCATCTTGTTTCGTCGCTCCTATTGCCATGGTAGCACCAAGATAAGGATAACCAGTTTCAACCGGAGGCAACTGATCAGGATGTAACCAAGGTGGAGGACAATTTGCCGGAGCTCCCACATTCCAAGGTATGGGGCACCAAGGATATGTGTCGCAATCTCCCGTTGGGCTTGCGCCTAAATTACCCGCTGAATTCGTGTGTAAAATACCCAAATCATAAAAACCTAAAACAAGGTTTCGCCACGCATCATAGTCAGGCACATCCAAAAATTTCATTGTCTGCGACATTGTTACAATATCAGGCAGTTGAAATGTTTCTCCATAAATACTTTTCATGTCTACAAGAAATTGAAAGCCTGCCATGAGTTTAGTCTCGCGCGTTGCAGCATCGGTTGCATTTCGAATAATCATTACCGTTGTCCCAGGCGCCACTCCCGTGGCTTTCCCAGTAGTACCATCACCTCCTACAATACCTGTAACCAGCGTTCCATGATTTCCACCAATTGGGTTGTTGTCATTATCAACAGCGTCCCAGCCATGATATATAAGTTGTTGACCGTTATAAAAAAAGCTGCTGCCATCCCAAAGATGATTTGCGAGATCTGAATGGTTATAATTGCACCCATCATCAAGCACAGCAACAAGAACACCTTGGCCTTGAAATCCTATCTGCCAAACCGTCGGAGCCTTGATTTTTGAAACTCCCCATTCCGGGGCTGCCGCGATTGATGCCGACGATTTTGCTATTGTGTTGTGCGCATCCTCGGCATCAAATGTATGCATGCCAGGGAACTCTGGATCGTGGTCAATAAAACTAATTTCCGGCAACTCGCTAACACGAAGAATCAAATTCTTGCCAATTTTACAGGCATAGCGGGAAAATAACCAGAGATTTAACGTGCTTTCTACTTCGCCATCTAACTTGCCTTGCTCAAGAATAGCAGCGAAATTTCTTTGCTGAATATCTGCATAATTTTTTAATTCCGCCACGATGAGAGATTGCTTTTTAAGCCTGGGCAGAAAATCAAAGCTCTTCTTCTCTTCATCCGTAAAAACTCGTCGTCCAGACCAAGCAATGACGACATTAACCTTATCGTCATCCCCGATGCTATTCATCACATTTTGCAACCTTTTTGTGATTTTCGCTTGCGAAAAAACACTTTCTGTCGATTGAGAAATTAACCATGCGAGCAAAAATATGATGTGAAATATCTTGATGTACATGTTCTTTCCCCTTTCTGTGAAAAATTACCTAATCAACAGGATTTTGTTCATTACAACAGTAGTGGCTAACTGCACACGGACACAATAAGCACCGCTGGCAACAGGCCTGCTATTGGAATCTTGTCCATCCCAATCAATCTTGTATACTCCCGGTACAAGCACGCTTTTTGACAAGGATTTGACTTCTCTGCCGAAAAGGTCAAAGATTCTCACATCGACTAAACCAAAATCCATAATTTGATACTCGATGCGAGTTGATCCGTTGAAGGGATTGGGATAACTGCCCACACGAATAATCGCCACTGGCGTTTCCTTGTCGTGCGACAACCTAACAAGAGTTGAAAAATCATGCCATAAAACATGCAAACCCGCATCAGCGTATGCGAGATAAATCCATTTCTGATCAGCATAAACATCGGAGGCCAGGTAGTTGCCAAAGATGTAGCCGCCTAACTTCGGTAATGACTCCATGCGGGAGAGATCAAAAATCTCGATGCCCGTTTCTCCATTCGTCAAAAAAAGCTTCTCGCTCGTCACGAAAGCGTTTTTCTTCAAATAACATCCAACATTGCGATCTGCTCTCTCAAATGGCTCTTCCGGTTTTGTTACATCGAAGAGATGAAGATTGCACCAGGAAATGATACAGAGCCCGGAACCGGCCGCATGAACTTGAGAGTAGCTGTTTACCACATCATTAAGTTCCGTGATGGAAATTTTACTCGGTGAACTGGGAATAGAAACTTCAAATACTTCGATCCTCGGGTTATTTTGCAAAAGCGCAAAAAGATAATTTTGATAAATTTCAATGTCTACGATCCCACGTGCAAGAGTCGACGCAAGCCCTGCCGGGCGAACAGGATCAGAAAGATCAAAAACGTGTATTTCATCCGTGGTTGTGACATAAGCATTACCGTTATGAATTTCAATATGTCGGGCACCAGGCATGTTAAGTTGTCCCACCGTCTGCGGCACCTCCGGAAAAGAGATATCCCAGATTTGTACATTCTCCAGCGTCAGGACATAAGCAAAATGCTGCCAGAAAGCGATTGCAACAGGTTCGATAGGTAGATGTGCAACCGTGTTCATTTGAACAGGATCTGCGATGCTCATGATGCGTAACACAGCTGGTCGGCCAAATCGGCCCTCAACAAGGTATACATGATTGCCGTAAGCCCAAATTCTTGAGATCGCACCGCTGTGCGACAACCCTCCGATGATCTTGGAAGCGCTAACTGGACTGATGTCGACAATTTGCAGTCCTTGATAATCTGCTGCGGCATAGGTAATGCCGTTGAGCACCTGCACGCGCCAGCAGGCCGCTTCCGAAAAATACTTTTTGAGAATTTGTGGGTTCGCGGGATTGGAGATATCCAACGCCAAAATACCAAATCGAGAAGCGAGGTGTAGAACATCTCCTTCTTTTTTGAGATCTCTGGCCTCATCAGGAAAAGTTGATAACAATCGTGGCGGTGTTTCATCGGCAAGATCAATGATCTGCAATCCATTTGTTGTGCCGAGATACGCTAGCTTGGAATCCGTTTCAACACTGAGTACTCCGACTTCAGGATCATAGAAACCGACTGGTTGAGGCCTGGCTTTGTCCGCGATATTTACAATCCAAAAACCCTGGCCGTTGCTGTCACCCACGCCCGTAAAGCCAACGTAAGCGAGCTCGCCGAGCACGCGAACATCCACAGCGTTGTCCGCATGCACCCCATCTAACACCGAATTGCGATCAAAAACACCGACTTCCATTGGAACACTTTTGTCTGCAATATCAATGATACGCAAACCGAGAGCGCCACTGCACAAATATGCATAATTGTCCTTCACAACAACCCGTGACCCGTCA
Proteins encoded in this window:
- a CDS encoding TonB-dependent receptor, with the protein product MKLSSKCFHLVLALLLALSQMLLAGTTGKIAGKVTDKATGEGLPSCAVVIKSQIKDGNEVPLDRALGAATDIDGNFVIINIPPGRYVVQASFIGYRSISLRDVVVSIDVTTTINFPLEEATLETDEVVVVAEREIINKSITSSQANIASDQIRALPVQEINEVLSLQAGVTVGRGGDIHIRGGRASEVAYYVDGVSVTDVYNGGSSVRVENESVQELQVISGTFNAEFGNVMSGVINLVTKDGSQEYHGSVNLYGGDYISSDKDLYLGIDDVNPLATSNVQASLSGPVPLLGKRLTFFATGRYFNSDGWLNGRRMFNYLTGDTLGVFGGPSGKDAIAGEIVPMNTREQRSAQFKVSYKLANAINVKLGLLGNDDNSANYNGFYRWIPDARRTNYDRGYNANLQWTHTLGSRAFYTLNLSQFYKEFKNYLFEDPLDPRLVDPDTSLRVDSGYDLATLGTESGFFERATTSQVAKFDYTNQIDLVHQLKLGFEVKRHKLFEENINIQPALGPDGVEIEPFVPSIPPLSSPNHNRYRFKPVEFSAYAQDKIEFESVVINAGLRFDYFDSKGLVLVDPSDPNVYEPQNDAYQVLS
- a CDS encoding T9SS type A sorting domain-containing protein, whose translation is MYIKIFHIIFLLAWLISQSTESVFSQAKITKRLQNVMNSIGDDDKVNVVIAWSGRRVFTDEEKKSFDFLPRLKKQSLIVAELKNYADIQQRNFAAILEQGKLDGEVESTLNLWLFSRYACKIGKNLILRVSELPEISFIDHDPEFPGMHTFDAEDAHNTIAKSSASIAAAPEWGVSKIKAPTVWQIGFQGQGVLVAVLDDGCNYNHSDLANHLWDGSSFFYNGQQLIYHGWDAVDNDNNPIGGNHGTLVTGIVGGDGTTGKATGVAPGTTVMIIRNATDAATRETKLMAGFQFLVDMKSIYGETFQLPDIVTMSQTMKFLDVPDYDAWRNLVLGFYDLGILHTNSAGNLGASPTGDCDTYPWCPIPWNVGAPANCPPPWLHPDQLPPVETGYPYLGATMAIGATKQDDSIRNDSGRGPTAWENIQSIHDCQNIINSEWWQYLYDTVPQNERKPLIKPDIVAPGDNLYSTSSSGGYALFQQTSAATPHVAGTVALLLSANANLSPADLSRVLQVTAVEFGIPGKDNVYGAGRIDAYQATLLALAYSNKSISTTATASNNGRRMVKTSDNRYHLVFESGVASGGNVLSEILYRRSNSGGTSWETPTRLSAGDEQNRYPSIVERVDGTTKKLYTVWQRKTGTNTYNILFRHFNGSSWEMIQTITSGISLASDPLPVLAISTPSTSFEMMVVYRTSSGLKTRRSTSTNGTSWESEITVTTSTSARNPNVTYSSNDYANFDAAWDNGSQVYHRHFYGGNWSSEINVSSGLSTANTHEYPSYARGSTNNRHVVWQATDQTQGNRKVIFHSYNLNTSTYTKFYSSSVNYLRPNIAGIGSGGAFVLWHDDSGTKNIRYARFNGSYWETSSAGVVYASNGIDASVATMNPPGTSIKGVYRSADSSPYSLSLGGFLSKPEAAEEITYSRQIIFGQNEDAALALRIAAPMIDSEVVPLIFPELDWEDSLTTETVIDKLTFDFIVPANAEAMQFETEVYANKAGQLLEEDKTTLEIYLELVDRATDASLETSLRELVSLDDEIKSTKTAKIALANHRGVAVRLRPVLAGLDLNKARGALVHVYGDDGFGQRDATKPKISTGTNVSRLSISAWPNPFNPATQIHFTLPSAGLVSVRIFDVNGRLVREWREEHRVAGEHVILWDGRDLAGQEVASGVYISQISVGRERQIAKMTLIR